One Acidimicrobiales bacterium genomic window carries:
- a CDS encoding fumarate hydratase, producing the protein MSEFEYQDLLPLGRDDTEYRLVSTEGVSTVEAAGRTFLQVEPEALTLLAKEAMWDIAHLLRSSHLAQLAGILDDPEASANDRFVALDLLKNANISAGGVLPMCQDTGTAIVMGKRGQNVLTAGNDEAALSKGIAQTYAEANLRYSQMAPLTVWEEKNTGTNLPAQIELYATDGDAYKFLFMAKGGGSANKSYLFQETKAVLNPTSLMRFLDEKTRMLGTAACPPYHLAVVIGGTSAEYALKTAKYASARYLDSLPTTGNELGRGFRDPQLEAEILELTRTTGIGAQFGGKYFCHDVRVIRLPRHGASCPVAIAVSCSADRQALAKITADGIFLEDLERDPARFLPDLAHQEAAEGGEVVAIDLNRPMDEIRAELSKYPVKTRLSLTGPMVVARDIAHAKIAERLAAGESMPQYLRDHCVYYAGPAKTPDGYASGSFGPTTAGRMDSYVEQFQAAGGSHVMLAKGNRSQQVTDACKRNGGFYLGSIGGPAARLAQDCIRHVEVLEYPELGMEAVWKIDVEDFPAFIVVDDKGNDFFAAVTRPVDIAAKR; encoded by the coding sequence GTGAGCGAATTCGAGTACCAGGACCTCCTTCCCCTCGGCCGCGACGACACCGAGTACCGCCTCGTGAGCACCGAGGGGGTGTCCACCGTCGAGGCCGCCGGGCGCACCTTCCTCCAGGTCGAGCCCGAGGCACTGACCCTCCTCGCCAAGGAGGCCATGTGGGACATCGCCCACCTGCTGCGCTCGAGCCACCTCGCGCAGCTCGCCGGCATCCTCGACGACCCCGAGGCGTCGGCCAACGACCGCTTCGTGGCTCTCGACCTGCTGAAGAACGCCAACATCTCCGCCGGCGGTGTGCTGCCCATGTGCCAGGACACCGGCACGGCCATCGTCATGGGCAAGCGGGGTCAGAACGTGCTCACGGCCGGCAACGATGAAGCGGCGCTCTCCAAGGGCATCGCCCAGACCTACGCCGAGGCCAACCTGCGCTACTCCCAGATGGCTCCGCTGACGGTCTGGGAGGAGAAGAACACGGGGACCAACCTCCCCGCCCAGATCGAGCTGTACGCCACCGACGGCGACGCCTACAAGTTCCTCTTCATGGCGAAGGGCGGCGGCTCGGCCAACAAGAGTTACCTCTTCCAGGAGACCAAGGCGGTCCTCAACCCCACCAGCCTGATGCGCTTCCTCGACGAGAAGACCCGCATGCTCGGCACCGCCGCCTGCCCGCCCTACCACCTCGCCGTGGTCATCGGCGGCACGTCGGCCGAGTACGCGCTGAAGACCGCCAAGTACGCGTCGGCCCGCTACCTGGACTCGCTCCCCACCACCGGCAACGAGCTGGGCCGGGGCTTCCGTGACCCGCAGCTCGAGGCCGAGATCCTCGAGCTCACCCGCACGACGGGCATCGGCGCCCAGTTCGGGGGCAAGTACTTCTGCCACGACGTGCGGGTGATCCGCCTGCCCCGCCACGGCGCGTCGTGCCCGGTCGCCATCGCCGTCTCGTGCTCGGCCGACCGCCAGGCCCTCGCCAAGATCACGGCCGACGGCATCTTCCTCGAGGACCTCGAGCGCGACCCGGCCCGCTTCCTGCCCGACCTGGCCCACCAGGAGGCCGCCGAGGGCGGTGAGGTGGTGGCCATCGACCTGAACCGGCCCATGGACGAGATCCGCGCCGAGCTCTCGAAGTACCCCGTGAAGACCCGCCTGTCGCTGACCGGCCCGATGGTCGTGGCCCGCGACATCGCCCACGCCAAGATCGCCGAGCGCCTCGCCGCCGGCGAGTCGATGCCCCAGTACCTGCGGGACCACTGCGTGTACTACGCCGGCCCGGCCAAGACCCCCGACGGCTACGCCTCTGGCTCGTTCGGCCCCACCACCGCCGGGCGCATGGACTCCTACGTCGAGCAGTTCCAGGCCGCCGGCGGTAGCCACGTGATGTTGGCCAAGGGGAACCGGAGCCAGCAGGTCACCGACGCCTGCAAGCGCAACGGCGGCTTCTACCTCGGCTCGATCGGCGGCCCCGCCGCCCGCCTCGCCCAGGACTGCATCCGCCACGTCGAGGTGCTCGAGTATCCCGAGCTCGGCATGGAGGCGGTCTGGAAGATCGACGTCGAGGACTTCCCCGCCTTCATCGTCGTGGACGACAAGGGCAACGACTTCTTCGCCGCCGTCACCCGCCCCGTCGACATCGCCGCCAAGCGCTGA
- a CDS encoding VOC family protein — protein sequence MLRFENIIVDARDIRAAADFWRQAVGWVVTFDDGEEICINPGGGDPNDAATWPFPDIAFEPVDDPDAHRQRVHLDLASASVEEQRATVERLIALGATPADVGQPADAPFIVLADPEGNAFCVLDPREEYTGTGSLAAVVVAAEDANALRDFYAAATGWDLVRDEPGYVAFRDPRGTGPFLELITREGLDPADDRKNRIHLDFSPRQDEDQTAAVDRLVALGARRVDVGQGPDVTWVVLADPEGNEVCVLSPRE from the coding sequence ATGCTGCGCTTCGAGAACATCATCGTCGACGCCCGGGACATCCGGGCCGCCGCCGATTTCTGGCGACAGGCCGTCGGCTGGGTGGTCACCTTCGACGACGGTGAGGAGATCTGCATCAACCCGGGCGGCGGCGATCCGAACGACGCGGCGACGTGGCCGTTCCCGGACATCGCCTTCGAGCCGGTCGACGACCCCGACGCCCACCGCCAACGGGTCCACCTCGACCTGGCGAGCGCCTCGGTCGAGGAGCAACGGGCCACGGTCGAGCGACTGATCGCGCTCGGCGCCACGCCCGCCGACGTCGGCCAGCCCGCCGACGCCCCCTTCATCGTGCTGGCCGACCCGGAGGGCAACGCCTTCTGCGTGCTCGATCCCCGGGAGGAGTACACCGGCACCGGCAGCCTCGCCGCCGTCGTCGTGGCCGCCGAGGACGCCAACGCACTGCGGGACTTCTACGCGGCCGCCACCGGCTGGGACCTCGTGCGCGACGAGCCCGGCTACGTGGCGTTCCGCGACCCTCGGGGCACCGGCCCGTTCCTGGAGCTGATCACCCGAGAGGGCCTCGATCCCGCCGATGACCGCAAGAACCGCATCCACCTGGACTTCTCACCCCGGCAGGACGAGGACCAGACCGCTGCCGTGGACCGGCTCGTCGCCCTGGGCGCCCGCCGCGTCGACGTCGGCCAGGGCCCCGACGTCACGTGGGTCGTGCTCGCCGACCCCGAGGGCAACGAGGTCTGCGTGCTCTCGCCCCGTGAGTGA
- a CDS encoding amidohydrolase, whose product MGDSAAPGQAATTGAPDPVTGLLPDPEPGPVHYTVISVDDHLVEPADLFDGRLPARFADRAPHVRDTSKGHQVWEFEGKVFPQLGLNAVVGRDRNESAIEPRRFEHMRPGCFRIDDRVRDQDLAGIWASLNFPSQITGFCGTVYAKAEDPELGLAVTRAWNDWVHDAWWQPHPERTIPLGITWLADAELGAEEVRRNAERGFRAVTLPENPHKLDLPSVHSGWWDPILAACEETDTVVCLHVGSSGMMPMPLDAPMIELGATLFGALSLDACANWLWSGVPVRFPDLKIAMSEGGIGWIPMLVDRLDYIVGHSGHGRKAWRALGTDLSPSDVLRRNFWFCTIDDPTSLAAAQQAVGTERLMVEVDYPHADSTWPDTQSFLHDRLSGLPDADVAAITYANAASLFRWPLPPDPLPPLPPSPT is encoded by the coding sequence ATGGGGGACTCCGCCGCACCGGGCCAGGCCGCCACCACGGGTGCGCCCGACCCCGTCACGGGCCTGCTGCCCGACCCCGAGCCGGGGCCGGTCCACTACACGGTGATCTCGGTGGACGACCACCTCGTCGAGCCCGCCGACCTGTTCGACGGTCGCCTCCCGGCCCGCTTCGCCGATCGTGCGCCCCACGTCCGCGACACCTCCAAGGGGCACCAGGTCTGGGAGTTCGAGGGCAAGGTCTTCCCCCAGCTGGGCCTCAACGCCGTGGTGGGGCGGGACCGCAACGAGTCGGCCATCGAGCCCCGCCGCTTCGAGCACATGCGGCCGGGCTGCTTCCGCATCGACGACCGGGTGCGTGACCAGGACCTCGCCGGCATCTGGGCGTCGCTGAACTTCCCGTCGCAGATCACCGGCTTCTGCGGCACCGTCTACGCCAAGGCCGAGGACCCCGAGCTGGGCCTCGCCGTCACCCGAGCCTGGAACGACTGGGTCCACGACGCCTGGTGGCAGCCCCACCCCGAGCGCACCATCCCCCTCGGGATCACCTGGCTGGCCGACGCCGAGCTCGGCGCCGAGGAGGTGCGCCGCAACGCCGAGCGGGGCTTCCGGGCCGTCACCCTGCCCGAGAACCCCCACAAGCTCGACCTGCCGTCGGTCCACTCCGGCTGGTGGGACCCGATCCTCGCCGCCTGCGAGGAGACCGACACCGTCGTCTGCCTGCACGTGGGGTCGTCCGGGATGATGCCCATGCCCCTGGACGCCCCCATGATCGAGCTCGGCGCCACCCTCTTCGGCGCACTCTCCCTCGACGCCTGCGCCAACTGGCTGTGGTCGGGGGTGCCCGTGCGCTTCCCCGACCTCAAGATCGCCATGTCCGAGGGCGGCATCGGCTGGATCCCCATGCTCGTCGACCGCCTCGACTACATCGTCGGGCACTCCGGCCACGGCCGGAAGGCCTGGCGGGCGCTCGGCACCGACCTGTCCCCCAGCGACGTGCTGCGCCGCAACTTCTGGTTCTGCACCATCGACGACCCCACCTCGCTGGCCGCCGCGCAGCAGGCGGTCGGCACCGAGCGGCTCATGGTCGAGGTCGACTACCCGCACGCCGACTCGACGTGGCCCGACACGCAGTCGTTCCTGCACGATCGGCTCTCGGGCCTCCCCGACGCCGACGTGGCCGCCATCACCTACGCCAACGCCGCTTCCTTGTTCCGCTGGCCGCTGCCGCCCGACCCGCTCCCGCCACTCCCCCCGTCCCCCACCTGA
- a CDS encoding amidohydrolase family protein, with protein MFDVVIRGGVLVDGTGAERRPADVAIEGGRIAAVVEPGGLDDAVAAGDAARVIEAEGLVVAPGFVDLHTHYDAQAFWDPTLSPSPLHGVTTVVAGNCGFSIAPLSGDPADGEYLMRMLARVEGMPLESLAEGVPWDWRSTAEYLDRLDGTLAVNAGFLVGHSALRRAVMGHDAVGEEATDEQVDAMAALLAEGLAAGGLGFSSSWATTHSDGEGDPVPSRHATHDELVRLCSVLRDHPGTALEFIPTVGPFADEHMDLMADMSLAADRPLNWNVLVAANARSADDVAQRLSASDRAAERGARVLALTVPDLMRIRLCFLTGFLLDTFPGWAKVMTLPADEKLAALADPEVRRRLLDGVNSPEAGPFARIAQWHRMTVEEAFTDETKRHEGRLVGDIAEEQGKEPFDALLDIVVEDGLRTVILPPQSGDDEDSWALRAQTWRDPRVILGASDAGAHLDFIATFNYTTAFLGDSVRDRGLMGLEEAVHKLTDVPARLYGLTGRGRLAEGWIADVVVFDPDRIAPGPVGMRADLPAGAARLYSEPEGVEHVLVNGVEIVGPGATFTDARPGTLLRSGRDTETVSLHTGSSSLGAPSASGSSS; from the coding sequence ATGTTCGACGTGGTCATCCGAGGGGGCGTGCTGGTGGACGGGACGGGGGCCGAGCGTCGGCCCGCCGACGTCGCCATCGAGGGCGGGCGCATCGCCGCCGTCGTCGAGCCGGGCGGCCTCGACGATGCCGTGGCCGCCGGGGACGCCGCCCGGGTCATCGAGGCCGAGGGGCTGGTCGTGGCCCCGGGGTTCGTCGACCTGCACACGCACTACGACGCCCAGGCCTTCTGGGACCCGACCCTCAGCCCGTCGCCCCTCCACGGCGTCACCACCGTGGTGGCCGGCAACTGCGGGTTCAGCATCGCCCCGTTGAGCGGCGACCCCGCCGACGGTGAGTACCTGATGCGGATGCTGGCCCGGGTGGAGGGCATGCCCCTCGAGTCGCTGGCCGAGGGCGTGCCGTGGGACTGGCGCAGCACCGCCGAGTACCTCGACCGCCTCGACGGCACCCTCGCGGTGAACGCGGGCTTCCTCGTGGGGCACTCGGCGCTTCGTCGTGCGGTCATGGGCCACGACGCAGTGGGGGAGGAGGCCACCGACGAGCAGGTCGACGCCATGGCGGCCCTGTTGGCCGAGGGCCTCGCCGCCGGCGGGCTCGGCTTCTCGTCGTCCTGGGCCACCACCCACAGCGACGGCGAGGGCGACCCGGTGCCCTCCCGCCACGCCACCCACGACGAACTCGTGCGCCTCTGCTCGGTGCTGCGCGACCACCCGGGCACGGCGCTCGAGTTCATCCCCACGGTGGGCCCGTTCGCCGACGAGCACATGGACCTGATGGCGGACATGTCCCTCGCCGCCGACCGGCCCCTCAACTGGAACGTCCTTGTGGCCGCCAACGCCCGCTCGGCCGACGACGTCGCCCAGCGCCTCTCCGCTTCGGACCGGGCCGCCGAGCGGGGTGCCCGCGTCCTGGCCCTGACCGTGCCTGACCTCATGCGCATCCGTCTGTGCTTCCTCACGGGCTTCCTGCTCGACACGTTCCCCGGCTGGGCGAAGGTGATGACCCTCCCGGCGGACGAGAAGCTCGCCGCCCTCGCCGACCCGGAGGTGCGCCGGCGTCTGCTCGACGGGGTGAACAGCCCCGAGGCCGGCCCCTTCGCCCGCATCGCCCAGTGGCACCGCATGACCGTCGAGGAGGCCTTCACCGACGAGACCAAGCGCCACGAGGGGCGCCTCGTCGGCGACATCGCCGAGGAACAGGGCAAGGAGCCCTTCGACGCGCTGCTCGACATCGTGGTCGAGGACGGGCTGCGCACGGTGATCCTCCCGCCCCAGAGCGGCGACGACGAGGACAGCTGGGCGCTGCGGGCGCAGACGTGGCGCGACCCTCGGGTCATCCTCGGCGCCTCGGACGCCGGCGCCCACCTCGACTTCATCGCCACCTTCAACTACACGACGGCGTTCCTCGGCGACTCGGTGCGCGACCGGGGGCTCATGGGTCTCGAGGAGGCCGTGCACAAGCTGACCGACGTTCCCGCCCGCCTCTACGGGCTGACCGGGCGCGGGCGCCTCGCCGAGGGCTGGATCGCCGACGTCGTGGTCTTCGATCCCGACCGCATCGCCCCCGGCCCGGTCGGCATGCGCGCCGACCTCCCGGCCGGCGCCGCCCGCCTCTACTCCGAGCCCGAGGGCGTCGAGCACGTGCTCGTCAACGGCGTCGAGATCGTCGGCCCCGGCGCCACCTTCACCGACGCCCGCCCCGGCACCCTCCTGCGCTCCGGCCGCGACACCGAGACCGTCAGCCTTCACACTGGCTCCTCGTCCCTCGGAGCGCCTTCGGCATCCGGTTCGTCGTCGTAG